The genomic interval CCGCATCGCCGTGATGTACCTCGGCAAGATCGTGGAGCTCGCGGACCGCAAAGATCTGTACGAGGCGCCGATGCACCCGTACACCAAGGCGCTGCTGTCGGCCGTGCCGGTGCCCGACCCGAGGCGGCGCGGCGTCAAGAGCGAGCGCATCCTGCTCACGGGCGATGTGCCGTCGCCGATCTCGCCGCCGCCGGGCTGCCGCTTCCACACCCGGTGCTGGAAGGCGACCGCGATCTGCAAGACGCAGGAGCCGCCGCTGGTCGCCCTGAAGACCGGCCACCAGGTGGCCTGCCACCACCCGGAGAACGCGCCCGACCAGGCGCCGACGGGCCAGGAGAGCACGGGGGACGTCGGCAAGGAATAGAACCGGCACAATTGCCCGGTGTTCCAGGAACTCTTCACGCCCTCCGTCCAGCATGCGCTCGACCTCGCCGGGATCTTCGTCTTCGCGATCTCCGGCGCTCTGCTCGCCGTACGCAAGAACTTCGACGTCTTCGGCATCGCGGTGCTCGCAGAGGTCACCGCGCTGGGCGGGGGGCTGCTCCGCGACCTGATCATCGGGGCGGTCCCGCCGGCCGCCTTCACCGACCTGGGGTACTTCACCACCCCGCTCGTCGCGGCCGCCCTGGTCTTCTTCCTGCACCCCGAGGTGGAGCGTATCCAGGGCTCGGTCAACACGTTCGACGCGGCCGGGCTCGGGCTCTTCTGCGTCACCGGCACCACCAAGGCGTACGACCACGGGCTCGGGCTGACCGCGTCGGCGGCGCTGGGCCTGGCCACCGCGGTCGGCGGCGGCGTACTGCGGGACGTCCTCGCCAATGAGGTGCCCTCGCTGCTGCGCTGGGACCGCGACCTGTACGCCGTCCCCGCGATGGTCGGGGCCACGATGGTCGCCGTCTGCATCCGCTTCGACGTACTGAACGCGGCGACCAGCGGAGTCGCCGTCGTCACCGCCTTCGTGCTGCGTCTGCTCGCGATGCACTACCACTGGCGGGCGCCGCGCGCCTGGAACCGGAGCTCGGCGAAGTCCGAGGACCAAGCAGAAGCTACCGCTTAGTAACGTACGGGTGTAGCGTGCCTGCCATGGCAACGGCAACACAGGCATCCATCGGAGACAGCGAATTCGACCGCGACACCGCGGTCTCCTTGCGTGGAGCGGGCGACACGGGCGACACGGGCGACGCGCGTGTCTATGACGCGGAGCTCTCCGCGGGCTGGACGATCTTCCACGCCGTCAACGGCGGCTACCTCCTCGCCCTCCTCGGCCGCGCACTCGGCGACGCGCTGCCGCACCCCGACCCGTTCACGGTCTCGGCGCATTACCTGACGTCGTCCGTGCCGGGCAAGGCAGTCATCCGCACCCAGGTCGTCCGCACCGGACGCACGCTCTCCACCGGCCAGGCCTCCCTCTTCCAGTACGCCGAGGACGGCACCGAGGTCGAGCGGATCCGCGTACTCGCCTCGTACGGCGACCTGGACAGCCTGTCCGACGACGTCCGTACGACCGCCACTCCGCCGGCCATGCCGCCGTACGCAGACTGCCTCGGCTCGGACGCCGGGCCCGTCGCCATCCCGGGCGGGGCGCCGATCACCGAGCGGCTCGGCATCCGGCTCGATCCGGCCACCGTCGGCTGGGCCGTCGGGGCGCCGTCCGGCAAGGGCGAGATGCGCGGCTGGTTCGGCCTTGCGGACGGGCGCGACGCCGACCCGCTGTCGCTGCTGCTGACGGTCGACGCGCTGCCGCCGACCTCGTTCGAGATCGGCCTGGAGGGCTGGACGCCGACCGTCGAACTCACCACCCACATCCGCTGCCGCCCCGCCCCCGGACCGCTGCGCGTCTCCATCACCACCCGCAACCTCGCGGGCGGCTTCCTGGAGGAGGACGCGGAGGTCTGGGACAGCGCGGACCGCCTCGTGGCGCAGTCGCGGCAGCTGGCACGGGCGCCGCGCGACTGAGTTCCGCCGCTGTGACATCGAGGTGCTGTCGGCGTCCGGCGTACCTGTGTACGCGGAACGCGGGCGGCACGGCGGGATCTCGCTGCTCCCCGAACCGCACCAGCCCGCCGCGGAGTTGACCATTCGGCGCGTCATCGTCGACCCGGTGCGGGGGTACGCGGGAGCGGACTCAGTCCAGCCAGTGACGGCGGCCGAGACTGACCAGGCGCAGCTGACGGCGGGCGAGTGAGGCGGCGGCCTCGATGCGCTCCTCGCCGTACGGCTCGGCCTCCAGGAAGGCGGACGCCGTCATCACCATGTGGTCGACGTAGACATGCGCGAGCATCCGCAGATCGTCCTCGCTCCAGCCTGCGGACTCGGGCTGGGTGGCGAGCCAGGCCGCCACCTCGTCGGCGAACAGGCGCAGTTGCTCGCCAATCGCGGCCCGCACCGGCTCCACGCCCCCATGGCGTTCGCGGGCGATGAATCGGACATGGGCGGGGTACGCGTGGACGTGGCGCGCGATGAGGCCGACGGTGCTGTCGATGCGTTCCGCGCTGCCGCCGGTCGCGGCGAGAGTCGCGCGGATCACCGCGTGCAGGCTGCCCAGGGCCTCGTCGACGAGTGCGACGCCGAGGTCGGCCGTGTCCCGGAAGTGCCGGTAGAACGCGGTGGGGGCGACGCCGACGGCGCGGGTCACCTCGCGCAGGCCGAGACTGCTCAGGCTCTGGTGCTCCAGCAGTACGAGCGCCGCGTCCATGAGGGACTGACGGGTCTTCTGCTTCTGGGCCTGGCGGATGCCGACGCTGTGACTCATGACATTCAGTAAACAACCGTTCTCTGTTGACGGGAACCCTAGACTGGGAAGTCAGTGAACAGTCGTACTCCCAGGAGGGATTGCACGTGTTCGTTCTTGTAGCGGCTCTGCTGATGCTGGGGGTCCTGCTGGGCTCGGTGGCTCACGCGCCGCTTCCGGTCACCCTCGTCGGCGCCGCGCTCATCGGCAGCTGGCTGCTCGTCTTCGCCGCCCGTGAGCGCCACTCGCGCCGGTCCACCCGAAGGAGCTGAACGCGCCATGCGCACCATGAACCCGATGCACACCACGAACCCCATGAGCACCATGGAATTGAGCACCGTGGAACTGACCGCATCCGCACGCGGCCGGACCGGGGCGCGGGACGCCGACGGCATGGCCGTCGCCTCGTTCGTGCTCGGCCTTGTCGGGCTGCTCGTGCTGAACATCTTCCTCGGCCCCGTCGCCATCGTCCTGGCGTCCATGGCCCTGTGGCGCGGCACGGAACGCCGGGGCCGGGCGCTGCTCGGACTCGGGCTCGGAGTGGCCGACCTGGCCGTTCTGGCCGCGCTCGTATCCGCGGACAACACCGTGTCCTGGACCTTCGGGGGCTGAGCGGACGCCCGGTACAGGGGCGGGGGGCAAGGGCGGGGCAGGGGGGCGCCCAACGGGCTCGTAGAATCGAATCCACCATGGCTTACCTCGACCACGCCGCGACCACGCCGATGCTTCCCGAGGCGGTCGAGGCTATGACGGCCCAGCTCGCCGTAACCGGGAACGCCTCGTCCCTGCACGCCGCCGGCCGACGGGCCCGGCGTACCGTCGAGGAGGCCCGCGAGACATTCGCCGAGTCCATCGGCGCCCGGCCCAGCGAGGTGGTCTTCACCTCCGGCGGCACCGAGGCCGACAACCTCGCCGTCAAGGGCCTCTACTGGTCCCGCCGCGACGCCGACCCCCGCAGAACCCGCATCCTGGTGAGCCCGGTGGAACACCACGCGGTGCTCGACGTCGTCCACTGGCTGGGCGAACACGAGGGCGCGAACGTCGAATACCTGCCCGTCGACGCGTACGGCCGGATCCACCCCGGCGCGCTGCGCGAGGCCATCGAGCGCGATCCGTCCGACGTGGCCCTGGCGACCGTGATGTGGGCCAACAACGAGATCGGCACCGTCATGCCGGTCCGCGAACTGGCCGACGTGGCAAACGAGTTCGGCGTACCGCTGCACGCCGACGCGGTACAGGCCTTCGGCCAGCTCGAAGTCGACTTCGCCGCCTCCGGGCTGGCCGCGATGACCGTGTCGAGCCACAAGATCGGCGGGCCCTACGGCATCGGCGCCCTGCTGCTCGGCCGCGACTGCACCCCTGTACCCGTGCTGCACGGCGGCGGCCAGGAGCGGCACGTGCGCTCCGGCACCCTCGACGTACCCGCCGTCGCCGCCTTCGCGGTCGCGGGCCGGCTGGCGGCCGAGCGGCGCGAGCGGTTCGCCCGCGAGATCGGCGCCCTGCGCGACGACCTGGTGGCGGCCGTACGCGCCGCCGACCCCACGGCGATCCTCGGTGGCGACCCGTCCCCGGCCGGCCGCCTGCCCGCCAACGCCCACTTCACCTTCCCGGGCTGCGAGGGCGACTCGCTGCTCCTGCTGCTCGACGCGCAGGGCATCGAATGCTCCACCGGGTCCGCCTGTACGGCCGGAGTGGCGCAGCCCAGCCACGTCCTGCTGGCCACCGGAACCGACCCGGACCTGGCCCGCGGCACCCTGCGCTTCTCGCTCGGCCATACGTCGACCGCGGAGGACGTGGCGGCGGTGGCCGAGGCGATCGGGCCTGCGGTCGAGCGGGCGCGGTCGGCCGGACTCGTCTGACGGTCCGGACTCGTCTGACGGTCCGGGGGCTTCTGACGATCCGGGCGCCCGGTTACGCGTTGGCTTACGGCTACGCGTTGGCGTACGGCTATGCCTTGGTGTCCGGTTGCGCCTTGGTGTCCGGCCTCGCCAGCTCTTCCCGTACGAGCGTGAGATAGCGGGGCCAGTCCCAGTGCGGCCCGGGGTCGGTGTGGTCGGTGCCTGGCACTTCGACGTGGCCGATGATGTGCTCCCGGTCGGCCGGTATCCCGTACCGCCGGCAGATCCCGGCCGCGAGGCGGGCCGACGACCGGTACATCACGCCGGTGAAGGACTGCGGCCGGTCGACAAAGCCCTCGTGCTCGATGCCGACGCTCCGCTCGTTGTACGAACGGCTCCCGGCGTGGAAGGCGACGTCGAGCTCCCGCGCCATCTGCGTGATGTGCCCGTCGCTTCCGCGTATCACGTAATGCGCGGCGGCCGCGTGCAACGGGTCCTTGAAGACCTTGATGGCCGAGGCGAAACTGCCCTGGGTCACGTGAATCACGATGCGGTCGATGGAGTAGTCGTCCGGCCGGTCGGCGGTCCGCAGATTCGCCGCCGATGCGGCCACCCACTGCGCACCCGTGTGATCCACATCGCCTTCCGTGCGCTGCTTGTCGACGCCCGGTACGCGCCACCACAGCCGGGACAACTCGTCCCCGAATGCGGCGGCGGCCCCGCCCACGACGGCCGCCCCACCCCCGATGAGCAGCGCGCGTCTGCTCACGGTCCCCGTTCCTGCCGCCTTCTTCTGCTCCATGAGCCTCTTAACGCTTTCGGCCCTGTCGGTGGTTCCGTCTACCCTGGTGGAGCTATGACTGAGACCCCGCGCCGCCTCCGTGTCCTCGCCGCCATGTCCGGCGGTGTCGACTCCGCCGTTGCCGCTGCCCGAGCCGCCGAGGCCGGGCACGACGTGACCGGTGTCCACCTCGCCCTGTCCGCGAACCCGCAGTCGTTCCGTACGGGCGCGCGGGGCTGCTGCACCATCGAGGACTCGCGCGACGCGCGCCGGGCCGCCGATGTCATCGGCATCCCCTTCTACGTCTGGGATCTCGCCGAGCGCTTCCGCGAGGACGTCGTCGAGGACTTCATCGCGGAGTACGAGGCCGGGCGCACTCCGAACCCCTGCCTGCGCTGCAACGAGAAGATCAAGTTCGCGGCGCTGCTGGACAAGGCGCTCGCGCTGGGCTTCGACGCGGTGTGCACCGGCCACTACGCGACGGTCGTGCTCAACGACGACGGCACGCGTGAACTGCACCGCGCGTCCGACATGGCCAAGGACCAGTCGTACGTCCTCGGCGTCCTCGACGAGCGCCAGCTCGCGCACGCGATGTTCCCGCTGGGCGACACTCTGACGACCAAGGACGAGATCCGCGCGGAGGCCGAGCGGCGCGGCCTCGCGGTCGCGAAGAAGCCCGACAGCCACGACATCTGCTTCATCGCGGACGGCGACACCCAGGGCTTCCTGGCCAACCGTCTCGGTACGGCGGAGGGCGACATCGTCGACGAGACGGGCGCCAAGCTCGGCACCCACGAGGGCGCGTTCGGCTTCACGATCGGCCAGCGCAAGGGCCTGCGCATCGGCCACCCGGCGCCCGACGGCAAGCCGCGCTACGTCCTGGACATCTCGCCGGTGAACAACACGGTGACGGTGGGCCCGGTAGAGGCCCTGGACGTCACGGCGCTCACCGCGATCAAGCCCCGCTGGTGCGGAACGGCCCCGGAGGGCAGCGGCACGTACACGGCGCAGCTGAGGGCGCACGGCGGCGAGACGGAGGTGACGGCGGAGCTGATCGACGGCACGCTGAACGTCGAATTCACCGAGCCGGTGCGCGGCGTCGCACCCGGCCAGGCGATCGTCCTGTACGACGGCACCCGCGTGGTCGGCTCAGCAACCATTGCCACGACGGCACGGACGGCGGCGCTGGCCTGAGCCAGTTCAGGGAAGAATGGGGTCTCCCCCGCCCGAACGAAGTTGAGAGCTTGGGGAAGGGCAGGGAAAGCGCCGCAGGCACCCGCCACCGTCACCCCGCGAAAAACTCCTCCAGCACCGGCGCCAGCACGTGCGGTGCCACGTCGTGCACCTGCCCCGTGAGCGTCCGGTGCCGACCGCGCCGCACCGCCTGAGCCACACGCCGCGTAGCCTCCCGCATCGCCGACGGACTCGCCCCGCCGTCGACCACCGTCATGAAGAGCTCGGCGGCGCCCCCACGATCCCCCGCCGAGAGCAGGGCGGCGAGCTGCTCCGTACAGCGCGCCTTGGCGGCCAGGTCGCTCGCCCCGACCTCGACCTCGCGCTCGACCGCGTAGGGAGCGGTGTCGCGAGCGCACATGCGTTACGTTGGGTAGTCGTATCATTACGCAACGCCAAGGAGGCGTCATGGAAGCCGGCCGGCTGGCGAAGAACCGCAAGAGCCTCGCGCACCGGGTGCGCTACGTCCTACGGCATCCGGGCCGGGTGCCCGCCTACGTACGCCGGGCGGGCCGCGACGCCTGGCTGCGCGCCAAGCACCGTGACCATGTCGCCTACTACAGGGCGGTCATGGCGTCGGACGCCGCCCGCAGCGCGGAGGCGGCCGTCGGCGGACGCCCCTCGCGGGAGCGCTGGAACGCCATCGGGCAGATGCAGTTCGACTACCTCGTCGGGCACGGGCTGCGGCCCCAGCACCGGATGCTGGAGATCGGCTGCGGCAACCTGCGCGCCGGACGGCTCTTCATCGACCATCTGGAACCCGGCCACTACTACGGCATCGACATCTCGCCCGACATCCTGGTCGCCGCCAAGAAGACGCTCGTACAGTACGGACTCCAGGACAAGCTGCCGTACCTCACCATCACGGACGACTTGACCTTCGACTTCCTGCCCGACGCGTACTTCGACGTCGTGCACGCGCACAGTGTCTTCTCGCACTCGCCGCTGCATGTCATCGAGGAGTGCTTCGCGCATGTGGGACGGGTGCTGGCGCCCGGCGGTCACTTCGACTTCACCTTCGACCGGACGGAAGGCGCCGAACACCACGTCCTGCGCGAGGACTTCTACTACCGGACCGAGACCCTGACCGCACTCGCGGCCCGGTACGGCCTGCGAGGCGAGCTCATGGCGGACTGGGAGGCCCTGCCGCACGGCCAGTCCAAGATCCGCATCACGGCAGTGTCAGAGGTCGCCCGTACCGTTGGGGCATGAATATCTGCGTCTTCCTCTCCGCCGCCGAGCTCGACGAGCGCTACACCCGCCCCGCCCGCGAATTCGCCGAACTCATCGGCAAGGGCGGCCACACGCTGGTGTGGGGCGGGTCGGAAGCAGGCCTGATGAAGGTCGTCGCCGACGGCGTGAAGGATGCGGGCGGGCGGCTCGTCGGCGTCTCGGTGGAATTCCTGCACACCCTGGCGCGCGAGGACGCGGACGAGATGCTGATCGCCAGGGACCTCGCCGAGCGCAAGGCCATGCTGCTGGAGAGGTCCGACGCGATCGTCATCATGGTCGGCGGTACGGGCACGCTGGACGAGGCCACCGAAATACTGGAGCTCAAAAAGCACGGACTGCACACCAAGCCGGTGGTGCTGCTCAACACGGCGGGCTTCTACGACGGCCTCAAGCAGCAGTTCCAGCGGATGGACAAGGAGGGCTTCCTGCCCGTCCCCCTCACCGACCTGGTCTTCTTCGCCGAGGACGGCGTCGCGGCACTGGCCTACCTTGAGGAGTCTGCCGGGGTGCGGTGATGCGAGCATGGGCCGTATGGCTACACATGTGATCACCGGGGCAGGCTCCGGCATCGGCGCCGCTGTCGCCCGCCGTCTGCACGAGCGCGGCGACGACCTCGTCCTGATGGCCCGCGACGCGGGCCGCGCCAAGCAGCTCGCGGACGCCCTCCCCGGCGCCCGTACGCTCGTCGGCGACCTCGCCAATCCGGACCGGCTCTCCTGGGCCTTCTCGCACCAGCCGATGCCGGAGCGGGTGGACTCGCTGCTGCACATCGCGGGCGTCGTCGACCTCGGCCGCATCGGCGACCTCGGCACGAAGGCCTGGCACAGCCAGCTCAACGTGAACCTGATCGCCCCGGCCGAGCTGACCCGGCTCTTCCTGCCCCAACTCCGCCTCGACAAGGGCCATGTGGTCTTCGTGAACTCGGGTGCCGGACTCCATGCGCATGCCGAATGGGGCCCGTACGCCGCCAGCAAGCACGGGCTCAAGGCCCTCGCCGACTCGCTGCGCGAGGAGGAGCACGGCAACGGCGTCCGCGTCACCTCCGTCTATCCGGGGCGGACGGCGAGCGCCATGCAGGAGAAGGTCCACGCGCAGGAGGGCAAGGACTACGACCCGTCGCGCTGGATCGACCCGGAGTCGGTCGCGACGACGATCCTCATGGCCATCGACCTGCCGCGCGACGCGGAGGTCAACGACCTCACAGTTCGGCCGGGCCGATGAGCGGGCAGCCGATGAACGAGCACGCGTGGGGCGCCGCGACCGGCATCGGGTCCATGCCCGGCGGCGACGCGCGCGAGACCGCGAAGACCGTCGTCGGGTCCTTCGAGGACTTCCCGTTCCTGGCCGAGCTGCCCGCACGCGGACCCGGGGCCGACATGATCGGGCGGACCGCCGGGATGCTCGTCGAGATGTACGTCCATGTGGAGCCCAGCGGCTGGCGGTTCAGCGACCGCCCCGGGCGTGACACCCGGCGGGCACGCTCCTGGCTGGGGGAGGACCTCGACGCGCTGGAGGAGTTCACCCAGGGGTACACGGGTCCGCTCAAGGTGCAGGCCGTCGGGCCGTGGACGCTTGCGGCCTCGCTGGAGCTGAGGAACGGCGAGTCGGCGGTCGGCGATCCCGGCGCGGCCCGGGACCTGGCGGGCTCGCTGGCCGAGGGGCTGCGCGCACATCTCGCGGAGGTACGGCGCAGGGTGCCCGGCGCCCAGGTCGTGCTCCAGCTCGACGAGCCGTCGCTGACGGCCGTTCTGCGCGGGCACGTCAGGACCGCCAGCGGGTATCGGACGTACCGGGCGGTGGACCGCCAGGTCGTCGAGGGCACGCTGCGCGACGTGATGGCGGTCAACGACGGTCCGGTGACGGTCCATTCCTGCGCGCCGGACGTGCCGTTCGGACTGCTGCGCCGGGCCGGAGCCGCGGGCATCTCGTTCGATTTCTCGCTGCTCACCGAGCGTGACGAGGAGGCGATCGGTGAGGCGGTGGAAGGCGGCACGCAACTGTTCGCCGGAGTCGTACCGGGCACCGATGCTCCATTGTCAGACCCTGCCGGTAGCGTCATGGGTGTCAGGACGCTGTGGCGCAGGCTGGGG from Streptomyces spiramyceticus carries:
- a CDS encoding trimeric intracellular cation channel family protein, with the protein product MFQELFTPSVQHALDLAGIFVFAISGALLAVRKNFDVFGIAVLAEVTALGGGLLRDLIIGAVPPAAFTDLGYFTTPLVAAALVFFLHPEVERIQGSVNTFDAAGLGLFCVTGTTKAYDHGLGLTASAALGLATAVGGGVLRDVLANEVPSLLRWDRDLYAVPAMVGATMVAVCIRFDVLNAATSGVAVVTAFVLRLLAMHYHWRAPRAWNRSSAKSEDQAEATA
- a CDS encoding thioesterase family protein; translation: MATATQASIGDSEFDRDTAVSLRGAGDTGDTGDARVYDAELSAGWTIFHAVNGGYLLALLGRALGDALPHPDPFTVSAHYLTSSVPGKAVIRTQVVRTGRTLSTGQASLFQYAEDGTEVERIRVLASYGDLDSLSDDVRTTATPPAMPPYADCLGSDAGPVAIPGGAPITERLGIRLDPATVGWAVGAPSGKGEMRGWFGLADGRDADPLSLLLTVDALPPTSFEIGLEGWTPTVELTTHIRCRPAPGPLRVSITTRNLAGGFLEEDAEVWDSADRLVAQSRQLARAPRD
- a CDS encoding TetR family transcriptional regulator encodes the protein MSHSVGIRQAQKQKTRQSLMDAALVLLEHQSLSSLGLREVTRAVGVAPTAFYRHFRDTADLGVALVDEALGSLHAVIRATLAATGGSAERIDSTVGLIARHVHAYPAHVRFIARERHGGVEPVRAAIGEQLRLFADEVAAWLATQPESAGWSEDDLRMLAHVYVDHMVMTASAFLEAEPYGEERIEAAASLARRQLRLVSLGRRHWLD
- a CDS encoding DUF4190 domain-containing protein; this translates as MELTASARGRTGARDADGMAVASFVLGLVGLLVLNIFLGPVAIVLASMALWRGTERRGRALLGLGLGVADLAVLAALVSADNTVSWTFGG
- a CDS encoding cysteine desulfurase family protein encodes the protein MAYLDHAATTPMLPEAVEAMTAQLAVTGNASSLHAAGRRARRTVEEARETFAESIGARPSEVVFTSGGTEADNLAVKGLYWSRRDADPRRTRILVSPVEHHAVLDVVHWLGEHEGANVEYLPVDAYGRIHPGALREAIERDPSDVALATVMWANNEIGTVMPVRELADVANEFGVPLHADAVQAFGQLEVDFAASGLAAMTVSSHKIGGPYGIGALLLGRDCTPVPVLHGGGQERHVRSGTLDVPAVAAFAVAGRLAAERRERFAREIGALRDDLVAAVRAADPTAILGGDPSPAGRLPANAHFTFPGCEGDSLLLLLDAQGIECSTGSACTAGVAQPSHVLLATGTDPDLARGTLRFSLGHTSTAEDVAAVAEAIGPAVERARSAGLV
- a CDS encoding N-acetylmuramoyl-L-alanine amidase — protein: MEQKKAAGTGTVSRRALLIGGGAAVVGGAAAAFGDELSRLWWRVPGVDKQRTEGDVDHTGAQWVAASAANLRTADRPDDYSIDRIVIHVTQGSFASAIKVFKDPLHAAAAHYVIRGSDGHITQMARELDVAFHAGSRSYNERSVGIEHEGFVDRPQSFTGVMYRSSARLAAGICRRYGIPADREHIIGHVEVPGTDHTDPGPHWDWPRYLTLVREELARPDTKAQPDTKA
- the mnmA gene encoding tRNA 2-thiouridine(34) synthase MnmA → MTETPRRLRVLAAMSGGVDSAVAAARAAEAGHDVTGVHLALSANPQSFRTGARGCCTIEDSRDARRAADVIGIPFYVWDLAERFREDVVEDFIAEYEAGRTPNPCLRCNEKIKFAALLDKALALGFDAVCTGHYATVVLNDDGTRELHRASDMAKDQSYVLGVLDERQLAHAMFPLGDTLTTKDEIRAEAERRGLAVAKKPDSHDICFIADGDTQGFLANRLGTAEGDIVDETGAKLGTHEGAFGFTIGQRKGLRIGHPAPDGKPRYVLDISPVNNTVTVGPVEALDVTALTAIKPRWCGTAPEGSGTYTAQLRAHGGETEVTAELIDGTLNVEFTEPVRGVAPGQAIVLYDGTRVVGSATIATTARTAALA
- a CDS encoding class I SAM-dependent methyltransferase is translated as MEAGRLAKNRKSLAHRVRYVLRHPGRVPAYVRRAGRDAWLRAKHRDHVAYYRAVMASDAARSAEAAVGGRPSRERWNAIGQMQFDYLVGHGLRPQHRMLEIGCGNLRAGRLFIDHLEPGHYYGIDISPDILVAAKKTLVQYGLQDKLPYLTITDDLTFDFLPDAYFDVVHAHSVFSHSPLHVIEECFAHVGRVLAPGGHFDFTFDRTEGAEHHVLREDFYYRTETLTALAARYGLRGELMADWEALPHGQSKIRITAVSEVARTVGA
- a CDS encoding TIGR00730 family Rossman fold protein, which codes for MNICVFLSAAELDERYTRPAREFAELIGKGGHTLVWGGSEAGLMKVVADGVKDAGGRLVGVSVEFLHTLAREDADEMLIARDLAERKAMLLERSDAIVIMVGGTGTLDEATEILELKKHGLHTKPVVLLNTAGFYDGLKQQFQRMDKEGFLPVPLTDLVFFAEDGVAALAYLEESAGVR
- a CDS encoding SDR family oxidoreductase, encoding MATHVITGAGSGIGAAVARRLHERGDDLVLMARDAGRAKQLADALPGARTLVGDLANPDRLSWAFSHQPMPERVDSLLHIAGVVDLGRIGDLGTKAWHSQLNVNLIAPAELTRLFLPQLRLDKGHVVFVNSGAGLHAHAEWGPYAASKHGLKALADSLREEEHGNGVRVTSVYPGRTASAMQEKVHAQEGKDYDPSRWIDPESVATTILMAIDLPRDAEVNDLTVRPGR
- a CDS encoding methionine synthase; its protein translation is MNEHAWGAATGIGSMPGGDARETAKTVVGSFEDFPFLAELPARGPGADMIGRTAGMLVEMYVHVEPSGWRFSDRPGRDTRRARSWLGEDLDALEEFTQGYTGPLKVQAVGPWTLAASLELRNGESAVGDPGAARDLAGSLAEGLRAHLAEVRRRVPGAQVVLQLDEPSLTAVLRGHVRTASGYRTYRAVDRQVVEGTLRDVMAVNDGPVTVHSCAPDVPFGLLRRAGAAGISFDFSLLTERDEEAIGEAVEGGTQLFAGVVPGTDAPLSDPAGSVMGVRTLWRRLGLNPGTLAESLVITPSCGLAGASPAYARAALGHCVRAARSLADNPE